A genomic region of Exiguobacterium oxidotolerans JCM 12280 contains the following coding sequences:
- a CDS encoding LytS/YhcK type 5TM receptor domain-containing protein, with protein MLDLIPFLLSRLGMLALLAFLLSQWRTSRHVFKTSTSRSRRLALLSMFVVSGILMNYAGVAVSSNQTIDPLLGLAVTDDQLLIDTRLTIIVTSGLLGGPFVGGLTGLLVGFHRFWLGSMGAETGWFIAVVAGTLSGFYSRRWRLKDKYTLLQPIALVMSMVILDLGLAILLADDPSELIAIASQAVFPMLFANMIGIIVFIVILRTQLRFEKELFVRESARSSRLLTVIRPLRKEGMTADVACQIGTTILEETKIDRVVLLGPAEVLVDIEAGETPVYGGRFQPNVQRWIEEAVPLQVEDRTTNQILSFHPLQMDGDKAGIVCYFPSHLFDDTIEQTTEQLVQLFARELVTYREEQLEKRSLPKMKPFLHPNYLRGIVDEIHQTADPGTPVKQKLGSLLQLLTVARWGEDYPLRDEITTLKAYLALEGTRRGQNQLTHADITIDLDVETAIEETLIMPFLLTKLVDNALRHAFSKVGRRSQINVRAFRQKNDLVLEVSDNGVGIGPDVKRRLEEDALTETSTLFLLRRALDIKYGKAATCTIHSRLNQGTRVVLTLPLQIAEEG; from the coding sequence GTGTTAGACTTAATCCCGTTTTTACTCAGCCGGCTTGGTATGCTGGCGTTGCTTGCATTTTTATTGTCGCAGTGGAGAACGTCACGGCACGTCTTTAAAACATCGACGAGCCGCTCGCGTCGACTCGCCTTGCTCAGCATGTTCGTCGTCTCGGGTATTTTGATGAACTATGCCGGAGTTGCCGTCTCCTCGAATCAAACGATTGATCCGTTGCTTGGACTTGCAGTGACCGATGATCAATTATTGATTGATACGCGTCTAACGATTATCGTCACGAGTGGACTGCTCGGTGGTCCCTTCGTCGGTGGACTGACGGGTCTCCTTGTTGGGTTTCATCGTTTTTGGCTCGGTTCGATGGGAGCAGAGACAGGGTGGTTCATCGCCGTCGTTGCCGGTACTCTCAGTGGTTTCTACAGTCGTCGCTGGCGCTTGAAGGATAAATATACATTGTTACAACCGATTGCTCTCGTCATGAGTATGGTTATCCTCGATTTAGGATTGGCGATCTTGCTCGCAGATGATCCGTCGGAACTCATCGCGATTGCAAGTCAAGCGGTCTTCCCGATGCTGTTTGCAAACATGATCGGGATTATCGTCTTCATCGTCATCTTACGGACGCAACTCCGGTTCGAAAAGGAATTGTTTGTTCGCGAAAGTGCCCGTTCCTCTCGGTTGTTGACTGTCATCCGTCCACTTCGAAAAGAAGGCATGACAGCAGACGTCGCCTGTCAGATTGGCACGACGATTTTAGAAGAAACTAAAATTGACCGAGTCGTCCTGCTCGGACCTGCAGAAGTGCTCGTCGATATTGAAGCGGGCGAAACACCTGTGTACGGCGGTAGATTTCAACCGAATGTACAACGTTGGATTGAAGAAGCGGTCCCGTTACAAGTCGAAGACCGGACGACGAATCAAATTCTCTCGTTTCATCCGTTACAGATGGATGGAGACAAGGCCGGTATCGTATGTTATTTTCCGAGTCATTTGTTTGATGACACGATTGAACAGACGACGGAACAACTCGTTCAGCTGTTTGCGCGTGAGCTCGTAACGTATCGAGAAGAGCAACTCGAAAAACGCTCGCTCCCTAAAATGAAACCGTTCCTCCATCCGAATTATTTACGGGGAATCGTGGACGAAATCCATCAGACCGCTGATCCGGGGACACCGGTCAAACAAAAGCTAGGCTCTTTGCTCCAACTATTGACGGTAGCACGCTGGGGAGAAGATTATCCACTTCGTGACGAAATCACGACCTTAAAAGCCTATCTCGCTCTCGAAGGGACAAGACGGGGTCAAAATCAGTTGACCCATGCGGATATCACGATTGATTTAGATGTCGAGACGGCAATCGAAGAGACGCTCATCATGCCCTTCCTATTAACGAAGCTAGTCGACAATGCGTTAAGGCATGCGTTTTCGAAAGTCGGTCGCCGTTCACAAATTAACGTACGTGCTTTTCGTCAGAAGAACGATCTTGTCTTAGAAGTCAGTGATAACGGCGTCGGAATCGGACCAGATGTGAAACGACGGCTCGAAGAAGATGCTTTGACGGAGACGAGCACGTTATTTTTACTACGACGGGC
- a CDS encoding zinc-binding dehydrogenase, which yields MKAVEVRGYGDVDQLAVVERPIPEAGPGEVLVQVKACAINNTEIWMREGAYGTDAKSGWKPEGVQFPRVPGSDISGRIVKVGTGVEETHIGRDVVLFPFTSSGPDGTEHIAQDMSFIGSEYDGGYADYVVWPAELCYEMPLDDYTKSAVFSVSGLTAWHMVEQLQLEPGQTVLVTGANGGVGSLNIQIAARVFQANVIALVGDLALSDQLKQLGATHVLSYKSPQLADDILAANGGPIDAVLDVVGDALFATSLAVLKNGGKFCISGSAGGQQTQLDFRTVYLKHLTLYGSVLGTRAEYGRMLEAIAAGKLEPVIDRTFPLEEAGAAQTYFKEAGKLGKIVLLPTGE from the coding sequence ATGAAAGCAGTCGAAGTCAGGGGATACGGGGACGTCGACCAGCTCGCCGTCGTCGAGCGTCCGATTCCGGAAGCAGGTCCAGGAGAAGTACTCGTACAAGTCAAAGCGTGTGCGATCAACAATACAGAAATTTGGATGCGGGAAGGGGCCTACGGGACGGACGCAAAATCGGGTTGGAAACCGGAAGGCGTTCAGTTTCCACGCGTCCCGGGTTCTGATATTAGCGGACGGATCGTGAAAGTCGGGACGGGAGTAGAAGAAACACACATCGGGCGGGACGTCGTCCTGTTTCCCTTTACCTCAAGCGGACCGGACGGAACGGAGCACATCGCGCAAGATATGTCGTTCATCGGGTCGGAATACGATGGGGGTTACGCGGATTACGTCGTCTGGCCGGCCGAACTGTGTTACGAGATGCCACTTGACGACTACACGAAAAGTGCCGTCTTCTCCGTCAGTGGTTTGACGGCGTGGCACATGGTCGAGCAGCTTCAACTGGAACCGGGACAAACGGTACTCGTGACCGGGGCGAATGGTGGTGTCGGTTCACTGAACATCCAAATTGCCGCACGTGTCTTTCAGGCAAACGTCATCGCCCTCGTCGGAGATCTTGCACTAAGCGACCAATTAAAGCAACTTGGTGCGACACACGTTCTCTCGTACAAGTCACCGCAACTGGCAGATGACATTTTAGCGGCGAACGGTGGACCCATCGATGCCGTCCTCGATGTTGTCGGCGATGCGTTATTCGCGACATCACTCGCTGTCTTAAAAAATGGTGGCAAGTTCTGTATCTCCGGTTCTGCGGGGGGCCAGCAGACACAGCTTGATTTCCGGACGGTCTACTTGAAGCACTTGACGCTGTATGGTTCAGTTCTCGGAACGCGCGCAGAATACGGACGGATGCTTGAAGCGATTGCCGCCGGTAAACTCGAACCCGTCATCGACCGGACGTTTCCACTAGAAGAAGCGGGGGCAGCCCAGACGTATTTCAAGGAAGCGGGGAAGCTTGGCAAAATCGTTTTGTTGCCAACGGGTGAATAA
- a CDS encoding hemolysin family protein, which produces MDTILFINLFLVVLLIVLTAFFVGSEFAVVKVRMSRLDQMIQEGNKSAILAKKIAGDLDYYLSACQLGITVTALGLGALGEPTVEKILHPVFDEFGVSAAVSTLLSFGIAFISVTFLHVVIGELAPKTLAIQYAEKMTLIFARPLFIFGKIMYPFIWLLNGSARLFLGLFGVKPAGHEQAHSEDELKIIMAQSFQSGEINQTELALMQNVFAFDEHVVKDLMVPRMRMATISERLSKAELMEIFMDNPFTRYPVTEENDKDRILGYINVKEVLTDFANGHEYPVTHYLKDLPVVSESTSLQDTLRKMKETRSHIVLVVDEYGGTAGIVSMEDLLEEIVGEIRDEFDTDEVEEIQELPNNEYLVAGTVLLEDLEERFGLRFTNDEDVDTIGGWIQMHNIDLQPGEHIDTETFSVEVIEMENYQINQIKLWLHPLEKAE; this is translated from the coding sequence TTGGATACTATACTTTTCATCAATTTATTTTTAGTGGTGTTGTTGATTGTGTTAACAGCGTTTTTCGTCGGGTCAGAGTTTGCGGTCGTTAAGGTTCGAATGTCGCGTCTCGACCAAATGATTCAAGAAGGCAATAAGAGTGCGATTCTTGCTAAAAAAATCGCCGGTGATCTCGATTATTACTTGTCTGCCTGTCAGCTTGGGATCACGGTGACAGCACTTGGACTCGGGGCGCTCGGAGAGCCGACCGTCGAAAAGATTCTCCATCCTGTCTTTGACGAATTCGGCGTCTCGGCTGCCGTCTCGACACTTTTATCGTTCGGAATCGCCTTCATTTCCGTGACATTTTTACACGTCGTCATCGGGGAGCTTGCGCCAAAAACGCTTGCCATCCAGTATGCGGAAAAAATGACTTTGATTTTCGCACGTCCCTTGTTCATTTTCGGAAAAATCATGTACCCGTTCATTTGGTTACTCAATGGATCGGCACGTCTGTTCCTTGGACTTTTCGGTGTGAAACCTGCTGGACACGAACAAGCCCACTCAGAAGATGAGTTGAAAATCATCATGGCACAGAGCTTCCAAAGTGGTGAAATCAACCAAACGGAACTTGCCTTGATGCAAAATGTTTTTGCTTTTGACGAGCACGTCGTCAAAGATTTGATGGTCCCGCGGATGCGGATGGCGACAATCTCAGAGCGTCTCTCAAAAGCAGAACTGATGGAAATTTTCATGGACAATCCGTTCACCCGTTACCCGGTAACGGAAGAAAATGATAAAGACCGTATTCTTGGCTATATCAACGTTAAAGAAGTTTTGACGGATTTTGCGAACGGGCATGAATATCCGGTCACACATTACTTGAAGGATTTACCGGTCGTCTCAGAATCGACGTCGCTTCAAGATACGTTACGAAAAATGAAAGAAACGCGTTCGCATATCGTCCTCGTCGTAGACGAATATGGCGGTACGGCGGGGATCGTCTCGATGGAAGATTTACTTGAGGAAATCGTCGGTGAAATCCGTGACGAATTTGATACGGATGAAGTCGAAGAAATTCAAGAGTTGCCGAACAACGAATATCTCGTCGCAGGAACGGTCTTACTAGAAGATTTGGAAGAACGTTTCGGTCTAAGGTTTACGAACGATGAAGATGTCGATACGATCGGTGGCTGGATTCAGATGCACAACATCGATCTGCAGCCAGGCGAACATATCGATACGGAGACGTTCTCTGTCGAAGTTATCGAAATGGAGAACTATCAAATCAATCAAATCAAACTGTGGTTGCACCCGCTCGAAAAAGCAGAATAA
- a CDS encoding MerR family transcriptional regulator gives MRIFGKALLKIGQVAEATGLSKRTIDYYTSLGLLKSERTAAGYRLYPEDVVHQVQKIEYLKTQRLSLQEILASFTEREEKTGDVIYQEVQQLQDTVKGLERRLLESTEFEKQEIRLELSRRLTLIASLIAQL, from the coding sequence GTGAGAATCTTTGGGAAGGCGCTACTTAAAATCGGTCAGGTCGCGGAGGCCACCGGCTTATCAAAACGGACGATTGACTATTACACGTCGCTCGGTCTCTTAAAGTCAGAACGAACGGCGGCAGGTTACCGGTTGTATCCGGAAGATGTCGTCCATCAAGTCCAAAAGATTGAATATTTAAAGACACAGCGGCTTTCCTTACAAGAGATTCTTGCTTCATTTACGGAACGGGAAGAAAAAACGGGAGATGTCATTTATCAAGAAGTACAGCAGCTTCAAGATACGGTCAAAGGGTTAGAGCGACGTCTGCTCGAATCGACAGAGTTCGAAAAACAAGAGATTCGTCTTGAGTTATCGCGTCGCCTCACCTTGATCGCATCGTTGATTGCCCAGCTGTAA
- a CDS encoding (Fe-S)-binding protein codes for MGTFLLINWIAFLLIVGYAGYLFVTLVKSRYEAIRRGKKAEWDITNKERFNSVLVNVFGQKKLLKDKKSGTIHVMMFYGFLLVQFGAIDFIWKGLAVGQRFPHIPLGPLYPIFTFFQEIVMLVILVAVVWGFYRRYVEKLVRLKRNFMAGLALIFIGGLMVAVLFGNGFFLVYENHSTLGEPVASAIAFLFSWVPEQVAFGLFVFFWWAHLLFLLSFMVYIPQGKHAHLIAGTANVWLGRTSKVGRLAPIDLSVMEEAEDDDAEFSFGVNKIEDFNQKQLVDLYACVECGRCTNMCPASGTGKMLSPMDLIVKLRDHLNMKTAAITQKSPWAPAFAFDGSQGNQIASLAAAGQMDIVPDSLIGNVITEEEIWACTTCRNCEDQCPVMNEHVDKIIDLRRHLVMMEGKMDPEMQRTMANIERQGNPWGMNRKERENWRKTREELVVPTAKEKKKAGEEFEYLFWVGAMGSYDSRSQKIAMAFARILNEADISFAILGNDEKNSGDTPRRIGNEVLFQELAEANIKSFEKYGVKKIVTIDPHAYNTFKNEYPDFGLSPDVEVYHHTELLARLIDDKRITPMHEVKERVVYHDSCYLGRYNDIYDAPRYILEKIPGITLVETERNREKGMCCGAGGGMMWQEEKVGARVNVARTEQLLTVQPSVIGSACPYCLTMLSDGTKAKEVDESVATYDVVELLERSIVGTPMKESIATV; via the coding sequence ATGGGGACATTTTTATTGATTAACTGGATTGCCTTCCTGCTCATCGTCGGATATGCAGGTTATCTGTTTGTGACGCTCGTCAAGAGCCGTTACGAAGCGATTCGCCGGGGGAAAAAGGCGGAATGGGATATAACGAATAAAGAACGGTTCAACTCGGTACTCGTGAACGTCTTTGGACAAAAGAAATTACTTAAGGATAAAAAGAGTGGGACGATTCACGTCATGATGTTCTACGGCTTCTTACTCGTCCAGTTCGGGGCGATTGATTTCATTTGGAAGGGACTCGCAGTCGGACAACGTTTTCCGCACATTCCACTCGGTCCACTTTATCCAATCTTTACGTTCTTCCAGGAAATCGTCATGCTCGTCATCTTGGTTGCGGTCGTTTGGGGATTCTACCGTCGCTATGTCGAGAAACTGGTGCGCTTAAAACGAAACTTCATGGCAGGACTCGCCTTAATTTTTATCGGTGGATTGATGGTCGCGGTCTTATTCGGAAATGGATTTTTCCTCGTCTATGAAAATCATTCGACACTCGGTGAACCGGTTGCGTCTGCCATCGCCTTCTTGTTTAGCTGGGTACCGGAACAAGTCGCATTCGGACTGTTCGTCTTCTTCTGGTGGGCCCATTTACTGTTCTTACTCAGCTTCATGGTCTACATCCCGCAAGGCAAACATGCCCACTTAATCGCCGGTACGGCCAATGTCTGGCTCGGTCGGACGTCAAAAGTCGGCCGCCTTGCACCGATCGACTTGTCCGTCATGGAAGAAGCGGAAGATGATGATGCGGAATTTAGTTTCGGGGTCAATAAAATTGAAGACTTCAACCAAAAACAATTGGTCGATCTGTATGCCTGCGTCGAATGCGGACGCTGTACAAACATGTGCCCAGCGAGTGGAACCGGAAAGATGCTGTCGCCGATGGACTTAATCGTCAAGCTGCGGGATCACCTCAACATGAAGACGGCAGCGATCACACAAAAATCACCGTGGGCACCTGCCTTCGCCTTTGACGGATCACAAGGGAATCAGATTGCGTCCCTTGCTGCAGCCGGTCAAATGGATATCGTACCGGATTCATTGATTGGCAACGTCATCACGGAAGAAGAAATCTGGGCGTGTACGACGTGCCGTAACTGTGAAGATCAATGTCCGGTCATGAATGAACATGTCGATAAAATCATCGACTTACGTCGCCATCTCGTGATGATGGAAGGGAAAATGGATCCGGAGATGCAACGGACGATGGCGAACATCGAACGTCAAGGGAACCCATGGGGCATGAACCGGAAAGAACGCGAAAACTGGCGCAAAACGCGCGAAGAACTCGTCGTTCCAACGGCGAAAGAAAAGAAAAAGGCCGGCGAAGAATTCGAGTACCTCTTCTGGGTCGGTGCGATGGGCTCATATGACAGCCGCAGTCAAAAAATCGCGATGGCCTTCGCCCGTATTCTGAACGAAGCGGACATCTCGTTCGCGATTCTCGGAAATGATGAGAAGAACTCGGGTGACACACCACGCCGGATCGGGAACGAAGTCTTGTTCCAGGAGCTTGCGGAAGCGAACATCAAATCGTTCGAAAAATATGGGGTCAAAAAAATCGTTACGATTGATCCGCACGCTTACAACACGTTCAAAAACGAATATCCGGACTTCGGACTCAGTCCGGACGTCGAAGTCTATCACCATACGGAGTTGCTGGCACGCTTGATTGACGACAAACGGATCACGCCGATGCATGAAGTCAAAGAACGTGTCGTCTACCATGATTCGTGTTACCTAGGACGGTACAACGACATCTACGACGCTCCGCGTTACATTCTTGAAAAAATTCCAGGGATCACGCTCGTCGAGACGGAGCGGAACCGGGAAAAAGGGATGTGCTGTGGTGCAGGCGGCGGGATGATGTGGCAAGAAGAAAAAGTCGGAGCCCGTGTCAACGTCGCTCGGACGGAACAGCTGTTGACGGTGCAACCATCTGTCATCGGTTCTGCTTGTCCGTACTGTCTGACGATGCTCAGCGATGGAACGAAAGCAAAAGAAGTCGATGAATCCGTCGCAACATACGACGTCGTCGAACTGCTTGAACGTTCGATTGTCGGCACACCGATGAAAGAATCAATCGCTACGGTATGA